The Amphiura filiformis chromosome 1, Afil_fr2py, whole genome shotgun sequence nucleotide sequence aaacacaaatgttttacagaaaacatttaaatgtcgggttatataaagggtataaaaacgttttaataacattccaaaaacatttttgaaaacttggtacaaatcattctaaacagaatgtcatttttgggttgaaaaaatattttgcaaaaaatgtttgcccaaaatatttacaataacgtttttaaaatgttttcacgacctttatataacccgacatttaaatgttattaaaacgttttgtaaaaaacattttaagaacatttctgtgattgctgggtgcaaatattttaacataatgttatttaagtgttgacaaaatatttggccaaaaatgtttgcaaaaatagtttacaatgacatttcgaaaacattttaaaaatattgttgtagtgtgttttcatacaaaacgttttaaaacgattacatgacctttatataacccgaaattttaatgttattaaaacgtttttaaccaaaccaaaacccaaaatataacttatttaaaacgttttaaaaacgttttgctggGATAATAAATAATATACGATGAAACAGTTGGCCATATTACACACAAAACCATACAATAAATTTACAGCAAATATCAGGATCCCTACCTCCTCTCAACTTCTAGACCAATGTCCCCATTCAATTCAATTGCAATATCAAACGATTATCGTATTATATTTTTGTCAACTCGGATTAATATACTCTCAACTGTCACAGTAGCTcggaaaataaaattaaaagcagCATGCTTACCTAATTTTCTCTGCttcccttttttcaagattcactTTTAGTTtcataaacgttttcataacaattagtacAATGATAATGTTAACCTGTTGTAAAAAAGCAAACGGTAAATATTAGGGTAATAAATCGGgtgtttaaaaaaaggaaaactgTTTTATACTATTACTACCTAGATATGACTATTACAGAAAGGGTAGCttacttttttaatgaaatatgATATCTGTACTTAAATTAAggaaaagaatttaaaaaaaggaaaactgTTTTATACTATTACTACCTAGATATGACTATTACAGAAAGGGTAGCttacttttttaatgaaatatgATATCTGTACTTAAATTAAGCATTAATTGGTTTCGTTTTAtcaattcaaattttaacaattGTTACATTAATGAGAATATGTGATGATCTGAAACGCGAGGGCGATGTAATATACACTAACTGAAGTTAATTTCCAAGACCTCAGAAATGCGAATGATGCCCAATTCTCTctctttattcatcttctctgCTATCACTTACGAGCACAATAAGGAATGCAGGTCCTAAGAACGCCCAAATCAAACCATGTTGTGTGGAAAGCCAACAGCTAGAAAAATGTAAAGTGGAAAGGACGgtttattagcttatattttgcATGCAAGCCCCAAATATATACTGAGGTAAATGCTGCTCATACGCTTTACTAAGGGCTGGTATACCCCCTGGATTTCTATACCGAGATAGCTCTAATTCAATACCAAAAGAAGTACTAACATCCTCCATATGACGTCACTATGAAATTATACTGTATGCCCACACAAAATTAGGACTATAACTACACACAAACATAAGGCACAGATAGGCAAGCAGGTAACACGGTAGGCTATTTTATTTTCGTTAAGAGGCCGGACACAAGATTAGCACAAGTCATTTGGTGGATTATTGCTAGACTGACGCCCTCATTCGTCAGTGCTCTGGGTTGACAAGCATAACACAAATTATATGCATATAaatgtgtcttgtctcaagttgagagtaacaccatgttggatttcgcagtggcagattcgaatcagtgcgtttgcgcggttgcgtcgccagcgtacggacaaataCGCGTGTGTATTATACACACACGTATAATACACGAGTATTAGTAATACTCCTGCGGCATTAAGTTAGCGCGCGCGATTCAAATCTGCCAATGCAGAAATCCAACATGGTTGTAACTTGAGATTAGACCACTGAAGTCTATTGAACTTAATATCGATGGACGAGACAGACTTACGATAGACGATACAGACGACGAAGGATTCAGCACCGCACACCGGGAGGAAATCTATTACAGAGGTATACACCCCTCTTATAGTGTCATAAGAATAAGATTGCTGTGACGTACCGACATGACAATTATCGAAATTAAAAGGTTATATTTGCGAGTTGCGGCAGAAAATCATGTAAACTAaattgggtcattgggtataatctGTATAAAAAAGTGGGACTTCATTACCTTTGTAAATCACGTGATGCATATTGTTGAAAACGGATACCACCAGACAAAGCAACAATACCAAGTGGAAGTCCTGTAAATAAAGAGTTCCGAGTTACTCATCTGATTTGAAATGATTTTGTCTGGATTTTAATACAGATGTTCCTAATACAATCGTAAGTTCACTACCAATACCTACCCCACGCAAATGCAAACAAAGGAGCAAATTTCTGTGTCTTATTCTGAGACACTGATGTCTTCCGATAGAGGATAACTCCTTCAACCAGCATCCACATGAAAACAACCAGGTAGAGGTAATGCAATATAAAAGCCACAGTTTTACAGGTTTGCTGAAACAAAAACCAAGAAGATTACGTTTTACGAAGGTATTTCTTTTTTAGGAGACGAAAAACCCTACTCTACGGGCCAAACTCACTAGCTTTTGCGGTTCCGAAATTATGAGTAAAAATGGCTGAAGGCcaacattttaacatttgggctccACATGGGTCAAAATAGTCAATTTCCTTTGCTTGTGATGAATATGGTCTCACATTTTTCGTATCGTCTGCTAATAGCAAtcaagaaaaagaatagtttgcactatatgtGACATTTGGTTGCCTAGGAAAACGCAGTAAAATAGGTCACAACCAATAGGACTGATTGGCCATTGGCCCATTTCACTGTGTTACGTAGGTAACAGAATATCTTGGgtattgcaaactattccttattgAAATTGTTAAAATCGGAGGAAAATGTCTGTTTTGAGCCATGTAGAAcccaaatgttgaccttttacctttttgcttataacttcaTAACAATAAGTCGTAGATAGGTCAGGTTGTATAGCCCTGTATAAACGTTGACCTTGGAATTATAGAATTCTATAAATGGCTAACTTTAGCTAACGTAATTTTAGGTAACCCGAACTAACACGAATATGTCATAATTACTTATGCAACACTTACTCTGCCATGTGTTCCATTCCCAGCAATCAAGAATAAAAGATTTGCTGTTGCTAAAGATATGGATAAATTGGCATGGACTTTGATGGATAACGACCCAAGAAGCCTGTccagaaaaacaaaagcaatacgaAAATTATGAGCAAACTTATTTATTTCCTAGATTCATATCCACGTTCTTCTCTCTCAAATCAGATTAAATGGTTTATCGCTTAAATCTcactgacataaaaaaaaaaaaataagggcgAATTAACCAAGCTATACTGCGAAAGTACTACCAAGTGACAatagaatgatatgttgaaatcTGTTGCAACATGTTGTCAATACTTACCTGAGAAATAAGTAACTTATTACCGTCAGATATAAACATACAATGGACACACCGCCAACAACTCTGCCAATCATTGATAAAATAACGTCGTGAATTGTctgcaaaaaatgtgtttttggcacTCAGGGCAATGTATCTTGAATTCTGTTTATTGTATCACTTTAAatatttatcattattaattattatagaCAAATACCTGGAGCTTGACGTCTATCCTCAGCATTTTATAGCATACTAGTTAATAGTGATACAAGGGTGTTGACAGGGTTTTTAAGTAcagtattgtcatgattgtggtaACTTCTGATATTCATATTTCGTAAGCCGAATTAGCTGCAATCGAAAACTCATCTATAAAACCTTCTACAACTCGTATACCGTAACatcttgtctacaagcatatatagtgtttttgatgaaagcttaattaatacgaaacaagcgtaaatatactaatacaatagattggtcttacaataatacttgtttgtatatatgaccggatctgtaatttatttgctcaaactccataatgacgcctggaataatttagctttcatcagaagcactctatatgcttgtagacgaggttttacggtattggtaTCAAAACATAAATGCAAATTTATCATGATTGGCTTCTATTTTATCAATGGGAATTtggtaacaaaaatatataggcaTACCAACGGTTTTTCCACAATCTGTGTTAATATGGCAAAGTTGGTAGTGTGGTCACATAAACATTGTACCATTCCTCCTGATGTGCTGAGGAGCTCACAACCAGTATCACTCCATGAACTAACAAAAGGCAAAATAATTATTGGGAtttattgttaacttaaacacaCATTTTTATTACAAAACATAAACCCAGTTATGTGTGAGTTCAGGTTTGTTGGTTTATGCCTAAGCATTGCACACTATAAATCCCCGTTTTCAGTTTGCAGTGAAAATCTTATTTATTGCACTTTCTTATATTGTTAGATGACCAAAAGGATTATTATCCTACACTTTGTAAACATCAAGTCGTTAACAATAAAACATATATCTATGGCtagtaattattaattatctcaACTACATATAGTTCACTCAAAGTCTTGCTAATAAAATATTAATGCAAGTACTTTCACCCTAATGGAATTCTGCAATTAACGCGTTACTAACAAACCAAGTGTGTCGAACAGCCTCATTATGCACTGAAATAATTAAGTGAAAAGAGTTAAAAGCAATATTATTGTTTGTGAATGCAAAACACACCCCTATATCTATATGTTAGTTTCGACCTGTTAAATAGCTTTAGATTGTCGACTCCAATATACTCATCTCATAATATAATGATTTTCATATTTCTATATTTCTAGACGCATATTTTGCTGCATAATACGCAGGACAATAGTTTGCATCCTTTAATATCAGTACAAATGATACTCACTTTTCGATTGGAATCCAGAAAGcacaataaatttgtgtatccaACTGGCTGTTCATCTCCTAATATGGAATTAATTGAATTACATCATTGATTATTATGATattcaaacaataattttatttatgTGATTCTACTGTTTGCAATTTGTACTTAAACCTGAAACAAGTACATGAAGACAAAAATACGGCCAACATCATTATAGGAACTTGTGTTTTGCTCGTGATATCTAAAAGTATTTCAACGTTACGACTACACTTTTTAGTTTTAGGTAAACAATTCAGCATCCAAAATATAAGCAAAATTACGATATCAATTTAAAGGTATCATAGCGTCCGTAAATTTTGAACCTACCTCTTCAACATTCAAACTAAAGTCCACTCCGACAGATTTCTTTGTACCGCCAACAGTCACTGATAATGAAATGATCCCGCTAACCATTTGAGAAGCAGCAGGATCTCCAGAACTACAGGTAACAAGAACGCCAAATTATTGTTTATTCAGATACATTTAGTTGGTTTGTAACCAAAGTCTCCCTCAAAAACTATGATAACCAATTATATACGTAATGGATGATAATATATTCTTAATATACCTGGGAACGTTTGAAGTACGAAACTCAACTGCTCCTAGTTGGCTTGGTTGGTTGTACATTGCCACTATTCCAACAATTTCTTCAAAGGTAAACACAAAAACACAATACTTGTGTTACCTATTTTGAATTAGTGTTAATAAATATCGCATGGGAAATTTAACTATTGTAATCATTTCAAAGTTTAACTTTTCTGATTATATTAtactaaaaacaataaataatgaATATTGAAGCTCAGAAAATAGATGATTAACAAATTGCTCTACTTGGAAAAACAGAAAACGCTTACGTCATCACCCATAATTTATTGAGATTTTTGTTTTTCTTACCGTTATTTTCAATGGTTCCTGACGCTATACGCAAGTTATATGAGTTTGACAGATTTCCGGAACTGAATTGATATGATTCGATTCCAGCTGCCGATTCGAATTTGACCAATTCAATCACTGTATAATGTAACAATATATGAAACGGGACAGAATAACAATATTATAACGTAAagtaaagtatacaaaaagtttaTTTGGTACAAAATTTGATGATTGGCATTTGTGGAGCAACTTCAACAGTACCTTGCGTAGCAATCATAAAAGAACAGTCAGGTATTAGTTTTGATAGATTGTAATATATTCCAACTAAGGAAAACTACATCATCCTTGCAAAAAGATCCGTGAAATAGCGAATAATTTTTCGTTtttattcatttagcaaaaacaaACTATTGCCTTGCCAAAACAAAATCGCCAAAGAGAATCTAAGCATAAGTCAAATATTGCAATTGCAATCTTAACATACCAATATCTTGCCATGCTATTTGTACAGATGAGTTGATTTCCAGACCTTCCACCACTAACAGCAGTTGTTCTTGAAGTTCCTCCAACTGATTTAAGTAATCAGCAGAACTCTATAAAATAATATCAATGATTTTAGATTACTAGTTGCAGCTTCTATAAAAATCGTAGGATTAAGAGATGTTTTTATCACCGaaaatataaatttgataatagcaAAGACCTTGTAAAATCCTAAACTTTACCAAACCAAAAGAAAGTCCCTAACTTTCCAAAACGAATgatattttgtttgcaaaaacagTTTGCGTGAAAGCGTGTATGGGAATGGAAAGCATATTCTATCTCGGTTCAACATTGATTATAATGGTGATGTTTGAGTCCATCTTTAttccatatatacatgtatttcgaCCTTTTAATCTTTTGCAAGATGATGCACTAATGGGTTTTTTTAAGAAACTGTTTCAAGAACGTCAATTTTCTTGTCGTTACTCTTTCCATGTTCCATGAAATAAATAAGTGTAttaattttttataaacacatttttatgaaaataatgaaattcaTGAGCGTTTTCACTAACCATTGAGTTATTGTTGGAATTTCCTTTCGAAAATAGGTCctgtgcaaaaacaaaaaataatgattACGTGAATAATACCACCAATATTGGGTTGCAAAATATGTTAAGAACAAACAAGGGCATTGCCGGGGGCATTGTGTTGCAAACATATGGATGATAAGAGCAGTATTTTTTTAACAACACAAAGCAATGTATGATGTATTTTAGTTTAGAATGCAATACGCTTCGGTGTCATAAACCCCGGTCATAAACACTTCAATTTTTCAACGAAAGTACATTTTACCTCCAATTACTTTTACAATGATTACCAAAAGTGGTTGCTTCTGAAATAATAGCCTTTAGATATCAGTTATATATTATAATGTCCTTTCACCTGTAACAGTGTCGTAACAGCGTTATCTAATTCCCCAGCAGCATAGAATGCTGGCCTTGGCTTGGCGTTTCTTGACAACGTGAAATCTGCAGTTGGTGAAACAAAGGTCGAAAAGTCTCCAGACCCATAACCCGGTCCAGATCCCGATCCATCAGCAAAGTCTGTTTTGGACGTCGTGTTATCATTAGAATAGGACAAAAATTCGTCTTCAGTTGATTGGTTTGGAAAGGTATAGTTGTCATTTGTGTCAATAGCTGCGGTGTTGTTTTCGGTTGTATACGGCCAATGTGAGTGGTTGTATATTGTGGACCCAATGTGTTCATTGCTGGTCGAGAGCACCGGATCACTAGATGTTGTCTGCTTGGGATCCATAGTATTGGTAGGTTGTAGATTGTCTTTAGATGTCTGTGTCAGATCAGTATTGCGATAATAACTTGATTTTACAGTGTTGTCTGTAGTTGTGACTGACTGAGTACTATCTCCAGATGTAAGGATGGCAGATGTTGCAGATGAAGTCTTTCCAACAGTCTCTTGTACTGGTTTTGGACTTGTGACATCACCAGGTGTAGGTGTTACGTCTTCGAGTGTCTGAGTCGTGCTTTGCTCGATAGTTGCACTACTTTCAGGTGTGACAGAGAGGTCAACAGATGGATATCCCGTCGTGGTAATGGTTTTCGAATGACCTGATGTAGATAACACACGGTTTTCGGTTGTAGACACCTGAGTTGTGTAGAAGCTTGGAGTGGTTGGATTTCCAACTGTTTGACTCATAGGTTTTGGACTAGTGTTAGCTGTTTGTGAtcgaaaaaatgtaaaatgttattAATAACTTGAGACAGACGATGAAAAAATGATACGCACGCAAAGTTATACGGATTGAGTAACACACAATAATTATATATGCATATGCCCGTCCAATCACTTGTACCacaatagagtaccgaagtgtgacgtcattaaatcttcttttttgcatttcagcattttcatgaccatatttcagtagaacatgatgaaaaacatccacagtcaaatttggtgggaatcggatcatgagggcccgagatatggtcGCATGGccaattagccccattgaaatggtgtaaattggcctggttcataactgtttgggccctcatgatccgattcccaccaaattttgactgtggatgtttttcatcatgctccaccgatacatggtattcaaaacgctgaaatgcaaaaaaggttttctgtgacgtcatcactctATAATTCTATCGTATACATACTTTTGGACTATTTTGCCACTGGTTAACTTCTTCTAATTGAACAATCTGACTTGATACCCTATTACCCAGCATTGTGTGACGATATTCGTTTCTGGGGCACATGGTTTCATATAGttgaaatgtattttacaatgAAAAATGTACGCggtcatattttgttttataaaaatggtttaaatttgaatttttggATAATTTTAACTCGTTGGTGCTCCTAAATGAGCAGGATTAACACAAACAACCCAAATATGCAATGTTAGAAAACAGACGTTATCGAAAAATGATTTGCTAGTATGATTGGCGCTTTGGAACATTATATGACTTGATATGAAATAGGAATAGTGTTTAACTTACGTTTACAAGTCCCATCGTTGAGATACCATCCATCACAACATACATAAACAGCCCTATACACTGTCCTGTACACTACACGATGGCTTACTTGGTgagaaattctgaaaaaagaaacATCATGGAAAATTGAATTTGATGAGCAAACGAACATGCCGAGCCGCCGAGAGCGAAACATCCCCCTATCTCTAAGGAAGGTTATCtttaaggttcgttatcactatttacaatagggtgcaacttgctagacttaagtccagtcctcgtttacagagtttggggttagggttgggttagggcaGTCTTgaaataagactagtagagttgcaccctattcggtaatcgctcccAAAAAGGTCTTTCATTTCTAAGGATCGATATTTCTATATAATTACAAATAAGGTTCTCCACTCCTCCCGCACACCGAGCCTGTTTTACCTTCCCAGTACATACCGGTACTCAtacacctgtgtggagagagCCAAAAGAGGTCTTGTCTAAGTGCACAAGAAAATGGTaccgccggggttcgaacccgcaatccTCCGATTATGAGTTATGTCAGAGCCCATACCGCTGCGCCACTTTGCTCTCTAACATGTAACATATCTAAGCTGGGTATAGTAGGCAATATTATGATCAatttaacaaataaaattaataacgTTGTCTATCGTCTATTTGTAAGTGATATTTAACGGACATACCTGTATCTGGTACAAGTAAAGAAACCAGTGATACTCGAACATCTTGCGTAGTACTTCTGTGTATATTCACTGAGGTAGGATTGAAGAAAGCTCTGGTTCTCTGACATAGTGGTTAAGCATATGCTATAAGAGATGGTCAAAGGTATAGCAGTATAGTGTAAACGTAAtcagctttttttttaataaaatggccGATGATTTCGAATAGGTTCACTTTCATTTTATTGACGTGCTGTGATAGCTTAGAAAATTGTCTTCTGAGTATATACTTTAAGCAGGGATATCTAACCTTGTTGGAGCACAACCCATACAATTTCCTACTAATAAGACGCTGGCAAAATCTTTTGTTAAagtagtatttcgtgatcctagcatcttatttttatgacattttccagtagatatccatgaaaaaagcttattcccaaaatttcagttgattccgattttgcgttcgcgagttatgcatgattatgtgtattacactgctccatagacaatgtattgtaatttcattctggtgtaacAAAACGTAATTCAAAATTTCACTAAATTTTTGGTTAAcgatttaatctgcaagaaattttttgtacataaacatgtagtcAGAGAAGTGTCCAGTggctttttttgagaaaagtgggaggggtgaggctgtggatcacgaaatgcccctttaaagtaaGTATATGATGAATCTACGTTTAGCTTGAGTCGTttgggggtaggcctacacatgcgCATTTTTTAATCTAGtacttgaaaacacatttgtCAAGATTGTCTAATTTTACAGACAAATGAAAGTGATTGTCTTGAATATCTTGGGTTTTCGATTGAATACAAATCATTCGAAACTATCGAAATTATCGTCAGGTGTTCCAAAATGAATTTTTACAAGTACATTTCACATTGCTTTAGACACccgtgttttattcaaaataatgatacaTTAATAACCATAAGACAAAAGCGTCAATTTAATATTGTTTGATTTACCTCTGTTGTGGTCTAGACATAGGAATCAAGGTCGTAGCAATAGCAATAGCAACTAGTACGAATTTATCCATTGCGGTTATTGATAGATAAAGTGCTGGAATATGGCGTACCTATTAGTAAGAAACATCAACATAATTATGAATAATACATTAACAAGCAAAGACATGGAACAACATGAACAGTTAATTGAACCCATCTATTATGTTTTAAAACATATATATTGACAAATTGCTATACCGAGCTTGCTGCATACATTGCCTTCATTTGTAGTGTAATgggtagctcgttcacgtagcgttttcgttgtcccactggcctactacaactaacgtagattgcctggcgatcggagtgttatcgtcagagcacctcggactacgtAATGGGtcgtttaaagccttaatgtatatacgatcttttttcagaatttacctttattttttcaaacccgatttttggcatatttgtaatacttacacatgttctaacttaaatctatgagcaaactgtcaaattcgccctatttgtagtaaaacgggatgattttctgttggtccgacataaaatcataattttttagattatgattttatgtcggccacgttcgcaaaccgtagtctcctacaaaactagtttggttacgctccctccacatgtggagggagcgtaaccacactggccgcgtaggagactaactctgaggccgcactcgctgtcctaatcctaATAGTGCGaaatgtttcgagtgatagagagctatagaggtgaagtttatgatgttgtttctttgcaaattcccaatgtttttcg carries:
- the LOC140162704 gene encoding adhesion G protein-coupled receptor L3-like, translating into MDKFVLVAIAIATTLIPMSRPQQSICLTTMSENQSFLQSYLSEYTQKYYARCSSITGFFTCTRYRISHQVSHRVVYRTVYRAVYVCCDGWYLNDGTCKPNTSPKPMSQTVGNPTTPSFYTTQVSTTENRVLSTSGHSKTITTTGYPSVDLSVTPESSATIEQSTTQTLEDVTPTPGDVTSPKPVQETVGKTSSATSAILTSGDSTQSVTTTDNTVKSSYYRNTDLTQTSKDNLQPTNTMDPKQTTSSDPVLSTSNEHIGSTIYNHSHWPYTTENNTAAIDTNDNYTFPNQSTEDEFLSYSNDNTTSKTDFADGSGSGPGYGSGDFSTFVSPTADFTLSRNAKPRPAFYAAGELDNAVTTLLQDLFSKGNSNNNSMSSADYLNQLEELQEQLLLVVEGLEINSSVQIAWQDIVIELVKFESAAGIESYQFSSGNLSNSYNLRIASGTIENNEIVGIVAMYNQPSQLGAVEFRTSNVPSSGDPAASQMVSGIISLSVTVGGTKKSVGVDFSLNVEEEMNSQLDTQIYCAFWIPIENSWSDTGCELLSTSGGMVQCLCDHTTNFAILTQIVEKPLTIHDVILSMIGRVVGGVSIVCLYLTVISYLFLRLLGSLSIKVHANLSISLATANLLFLIAGNGTHGRQTCKTVAFILHYLYLVVFMWMLVEGVILYRKTSVSQNKTQKFAPLFAFAWGLPLGIVALSGGIRFQQYASRDLQSCWLSTQHGLIWAFLGPAFLIVLVNIIIVLIVMKTFMKLKVNLEKREAEKIRTALRAVVMMTPILGLTWIFGLFSSFHVTFEYLFVISLSTQGIMIFVCYCVKNTEVRRAFAKKRGKIGAADSGGSTASASGTLVTRMEGT